The Argiope bruennichi chromosome 9, qqArgBrue1.1, whole genome shotgun sequence genome contains a region encoding:
- the LOC129985076 gene encoding uncharacterized protein LOC129985076, with protein MLVDTGANVTLLRTDLGHKLNQQFIYTAPNISLTTATGEKANIHGKLDSWIECGSRRLQHKVYVADITDPCILGLDFLREFNFTVDLESNEIRTGGEEIPLFSANVEFPKLCSVFAKDCNNSKI; from the coding sequence ATGTTAGTGGATACAGGTGCAAACGTAACTCTTTTAAGAACCGACTTAGGACATAAATTGAATCAACAATTTATCTATACGGCTCCTAACATCTCTTTAACGACAGCTACTGGTGAGAAAGCTAACATACACGGAAAGTTGGATTCATGGATTGAATGTGGTTCCAGACGATTGCAACACAAAGTTTACGTGGCTGACATCACCGATCCATGCATACTTGGTCTGGATTTTCTTCGAGAATTCAACTTTACGGTAGACCTGGAAAGTAATGAGATACGGACAGGAGGGGAGGAAATTCCTTTGTTTTCGGCCAATGTAGAATTTCCAAAGTTGTGCTCCGTATTTGCAAAAGACTGTAATAACAGCAAGATCTGA